The Chloroflexota bacterium genome window below encodes:
- a CDS encoding M23 family metallopeptidase yields the protein MTRLLCRAAASVLLQIAIIAISSGSVLAADDYTLPFYDPTVTMSYGVDRDRTLNRQLDWTGQVWNDGQPHWGRVYDQHTGVDYPMAVRTEIAAAKDGTVVDFEGGYGTTQFGSFGNFVRLKHADGRQTLYYHLASTTDGGTAVWVGQAVPAGHRIGRSGCSGICHGAHLHFELLVWNSTAKAYKPTDPLAERRWTTWPGRVPFDAAYVRESNAGTEIIRQGLTVTHWVEFRNTGGRTWRSSGTVGRTNLTTWDPAAHASVFRASDWPYTWMPTFVDAASVGPNGVGRFTFGLKGSPAPGSYSETFNLQSYGIRWFDHQRLGGFYIPIKVTN from the coding sequence ATGACCCGCCTGTTATGCCGCGCGGCGGCATCGGTCCTCCTTCAAATCGCGATCATCGCAATCAGCAGCGGCTCGGTTCTCGCCGCAGACGACTACACGCTTCCGTTCTACGACCCGACCGTGACCATGAGCTACGGGGTCGACCGCGATCGAACGCTGAATCGTCAGCTTGACTGGACCGGGCAGGTCTGGAATGACGGACAGCCGCATTGGGGACGGGTCTACGACCAGCACACGGGAGTCGACTACCCGATGGCTGTCCGCACCGAGATTGCGGCCGCCAAGGACGGGACCGTCGTGGACTTCGAGGGGGGCTACGGGACCACGCAGTTCGGGTCGTTCGGTAACTTTGTGAGGCTCAAGCACGCCGATGGACGGCAGACCCTCTACTACCACCTGGCCAGCACAACCGATGGAGGGACGGCGGTCTGGGTCGGGCAGGCCGTACCTGCCGGCCATCGGATCGGGCGATCGGGGTGCAGCGGCATCTGCCACGGCGCGCACCTGCATTTCGAGCTGTTGGTCTGGAACTCCACGGCCAAGGCCTACAAGCCCACGGACCCGCTCGCGGAGCGGCGCTGGACGACCTGGCCCGGTCGTGTCCCGTTCGACGCCGCCTACGTTCGCGAGAGCAACGCCGGGACCGAGATCATCCGCCAGGGGCTGACCGTTACGCATTGGGTCGAGTTCCGCAATACCGGCGGTCGCACGTGGCGGAGCAGCGGAACGGTTGGGCGGACCAACCTGACGACGTGGGACCCCGCCGCCCACGCTTCCGTGTTCCGGGCCAGCGACTGGCCGTACACCTGGATGCCGACGTTCGTGGATGCCGCCAGCGTGGGGCCGAACGGAGTCGGCCGGTTCACGTTCGGCCTGAAGGGATCGCCCGCGCCGGGCAGTTACTCCGAGACCTTCAACCTGCAGTCGTATGGCATCCGCTGGTTCGATCACCAACGACTTGGTGGCTTTTACATTCCGATCAAGGTGACGAACTGA
- a CDS encoding FAD-binding oxidoreductase, which produces MSAPTLNRDIDAGAIGELRQKLRGDLITPSDAAYDQARQAWNGMVDKHPALIVQCADAPDVATVIEFGRSQGLELGVKCGGHSVLGMSIPDGGLMIDLSRMNEVRIEPEARLAHVGGGALLGDLDRASMEHGLATTAGNVSHTGVGGLTLGGGMGWLARQFGMACDNVVEYEIVTASGETLAASADENADLFWGLRGGGGNFGVVTKFTFRLHPIDGQALVVDFFYPIERARDVLRFFREFAAEAPAQATPTAWIGTTREWPFLPPELYFQDLVNAGFVWVGDPEEGRALLPPFRAVAEPVSETVDEMTYVDLQSSNDEPMGNQRGRRYMKGHYLRELSDEVIEAFIGRGGAGDLLPNASLQGYGGAINRVGIDASAFSHRHAKFEFLTFGSWDDPAEDGARMAASRRFGAAMEPFSSGVYVNVLSDEGEAGVRHAYQAESLARLTALKDRYDPDNVFHLNHNITPSHGNRLRADQL; this is translated from the coding sequence ATGAGTGCGCCGACGCTGAACCGCGACATTGATGCAGGGGCGATCGGCGAGCTGCGCCAGAAGCTGCGCGGGGACCTGATCACCCCCTCCGATGCGGCCTACGACCAGGCGCGGCAGGCCTGGAACGGGATGGTCGACAAGCACCCGGCACTGATCGTGCAATGCGCCGATGCGCCGGACGTGGCAACCGTGATCGAATTCGGTCGGAGCCAGGGATTGGAGCTCGGGGTGAAGTGCGGCGGGCACAGCGTCCTCGGCATGTCGATCCCCGACGGCGGTCTGATGATCGACCTCTCGCGCATGAACGAGGTCAGGATCGAGCCGGAGGCGCGGCTCGCCCACGTGGGTGGCGGGGCCCTGCTGGGCGACCTCGATCGAGCCAGCATGGAGCACGGACTCGCCACCACCGCCGGTAACGTCTCGCACACCGGCGTCGGGGGATTGACGCTGGGTGGCGGCATGGGCTGGCTGGCACGCCAGTTCGGGATGGCGTGTGACAACGTCGTCGAGTACGAGATTGTCACGGCCTCAGGAGAAACCCTGGCCGCATCGGCCGATGAGAACGCCGACCTGTTCTGGGGGCTGCGCGGCGGCGGCGGAAACTTTGGCGTGGTGACGAAGTTTACCTTCCGGCTGCACCCCATCGACGGGCAGGCGCTGGTGGTCGATTTCTTCTACCCGATCGAGCGTGCGAGAGACGTGCTGCGCTTCTTCCGCGAATTCGCGGCTGAGGCGCCGGCGCAGGCGACGCCGACGGCCTGGATCGGGACGACCCGTGAGTGGCCGTTCCTCCCGCCCGAGCTGTATTTCCAGGACCTGGTGAATGCCGGCTTCGTGTGGGTCGGCGATCCGGAGGAGGGGCGGGCCTTGCTTCCCCCCTTCCGAGCGGTTGCAGAGCCAGTCTCCGAGACTGTTGACGAGATGACCTACGTGGATCTCCAGTCGAGCAACGACGAGCCGATGGGCAACCAGCGAGGGCGCCGGTACATGAAGGGCCATTACCTTCGCGAGCTCAGCGACGAGGTGATCGAGGCCTTCATCGGCCGCGGCGGTGCAGGCGATCTGCTGCCAAACGCATCGCTGCAGGGTTACGGCGGCGCGATCAATCGGGTCGGGATCGACGCGAGCGCCTTCAGCCATCGGCATGCCAAGTTCGAGTTCCTCACCTTTGGGAGCTGGGACGACCCGGCCGAGGATGGCGCGCGGATGGCAGCCTCTCGCCGCTTCGGAGCGGCCATGGAGCCGTTCTCATCCGGCGTCTACGTCAACGTCCTGTCCGACGAAGGCGAGGCCGGAGTTCGGCACGCCTACCAGGCGGAGAGCCTGGCCCGCCTCACCGCGCTGAAAGACCGTTACGACCCCGACAACGTCTTTCACCTGAACCACAACATCACGCCATCCCACGGTAACCGCCTCAGGGCCGATCAACTCTGA